Part of the Leptodactylus fuscus isolate aLepFus1 chromosome 6, aLepFus1.hap2, whole genome shotgun sequence genome, TGGAATTATAACTGTATTCTAAATTAAGACTGTTTTATACCGTTTTATATCTGGGTCCTATTACAACTCCAGTCTGGAGCTCGATAAGTGTGAGGCACGAGGATGACACAGCTCAATGGGAAAGAATTCGGGCAGTGGACTGTAAACATCAGAAGATAATACGGCAGATAGAACACTAATGGAGATATCTGTGCATACAGATGGAGCTTAGGCTTTCATCAGTGCAGCCACCACGGCCTTAACATTCAAGCTGCGCAGGTCACAGTATGTCTGCCCTGTGCCCACAAACACGATGGGCTGCCCAGTGATGTAAGTCATGGAGATGGCAGCGCCCACCTGTAGGAGAAGGAAAAACAGCAGGTCAGGAGTGCATGTGGCCACAgtgtatcatcatcatcatcatccatacatatacatacacacactatatcttATATGGGAAGAACAGGAACAAGTATAATAGTTAATAAAGAAAGAAATGTAAACGTGATACACGTCACAAACTATACAGCAACATGCCAATGAGAATACAGGCAAAGCTTTTGCCAACATTGTAGAATAAAATGTTCTGGAACTGATCAATGTCTACACTGccaagatctctacttttcatggAAACCTGTCACAATGtattcctgctcacacagctcagagCCTGTTACAGTGTAGTTCTGAGGCATCAGCTTGTAGTCAAGGAACAAGGGAGACCTGTGCGGCTGTGtgtagctcacagaggattgcctGCACTGATTCACTGCAACAACCAAGTATTGTAAAGTTTTTCACCTATTACACAATAATTAATGTTTACTGATATGAGATCAGATGTGATAAGGGCTCTGAGGTTGGGTTacaatgtacataggagcaactATAATAAAATGCAGACTGTACGGTGTATCTTGAGCAAAAAAGTGTCATATACAAAGAATGTGAACTTTCCTAACACTGGATCAGAGCTGGATCTAGCTTAATAGATGTTCATTTATATACAGCAGACTTGCACGTTGCTCCTCAGTAGTGATGATGGCTCAGGAACTATACAAATGAACTGATCTTCATAGTAAACTAAATAAATCCGTTCACTTTCCTGGCAACTATTAGGTCACATCAGGAAGTAATGCGCATGAGTGATAGAGCACAGCAGCGCCTCCTGTGGACTCACTGGCACACTACTACAGCAGTAACCTCGTATAACAGACCAGGTCTATGTTATCAGCAGTGTCCAGAGCCAGAGAAATAATGAACTAAATGTAAAGTGATCTCATCAAGAACTAATCTCCAAAACTAGAGAAGTGAAAcgtctaaaaaaaatatatatatatatatatatatatatatatatatatatatatatatatatatatatatatatatatatatattaatttgcATATTTTGATTTTTCTTCTTACTATATGGGgtaaatacttttatatttagAGTTAATCCATTTATCTTTATATGCAATCTAGGGAGAGGAGGGGGTGGTTTAAACATTCTGTTGAAAGTATGGAATTAACTACTTAGTGACATGTACAGGAAAGCAGGGCATTATGGGAGATATGGTGATAGTTTACTGTTGAGATCTGACAGTGGAGAAGGGACTAAAACACTGATTGTTTCTACAGGCAACCAGTACAGAAAACTACAACAACACGGGCCCCAGCCAGACTTTATAGGATGACAGAGTCCACTAGTGCTAAAGTACAAATGACAAAATAATCATGCTGGAATAGGAAAACTTCAACACAAACATAACAGAACACCGGCTGTGGATTTACCTTATCATCAATCGTATCAAACTTGGTGAGCACAATCCCATCGATGAGACGCGGCTTTTCAGACATAGAGTGATCCGCCAAAGCCTTGTTAAATTTCACCTGAAAATCCAGAGATCCCAGAAACGTTACATGAAGTACCATATTTGTCACTTGTCATGTACCCATCACCTGCTCTTTAAAAATTAGCCCAACCCTCAACATATAAAAATCCTTGCATTCTTTCTGGCTTTAGATGTACTTATAATGTGCAGGCAATAAAGAGATCACTTTCAGAAAAAGCAGGGTAAGAGTTAATATGCCTCGGGTTACCCAGACCTCCTTGCAGCCATGTACCTAGTATTTCTCTGGTTGTGCTTCAATCCTTTCTCCTCCCTTACTCAACCCTGTTCTCCCACGACTCCAACACCTTGACCTCCCACTGGCAATATATACAGCTAAACCAACCACTTCTACACTTCCACTTTCCAGTCGTGTCACAAATTCTCCATCTCTTGTAGAGCTCAGGAGATGAATTACAAAATCCATTCCCGCTGGTACAGAGTTCCCTCTGTCCTACATGAAATCTTTCCTTCCACTTCGAATCTTTGATGGAGTTGCTCCTCTGGCCGCGGTATGTTGCTACACATCTGGTGGAACGGCCATTGCTTACACACTTTCTAGAAAACGTCCGTAGAGTTGTCCACACAGTCACTGGTGTTGCATTGAGGGATAACCCAGCCTTTCTTAGCTTTCTATCTTCTTGAACAAAATCAGTAGATATGTTCGCAGACTGACTGGCTTTCTACTGGTGGCGGCCAGGGATTGTTATACCCATACTGTGGAAATCGGTTTACCCTTTAACTATCTCTGACTGGCTTCAGGAGATCCTATATATATGACGTATGGAGGACCTGGTTAAACCAGATGATAGTGCTCATCAGAAAACGTGGATTCTCTGGATCACCTTGTATACCAGTCTACTCTCTCCCCCACTCTGCTCTTTTCTATACCTTCTCCCTTGCATCCATACAGTTAACAGTGCTTTTCGCCTTGCAGTGCCTCATTGGCTAGACCTATTTTTGAGGGGCTACCCTTCCCTGTTAGTACTGGATATATTTGTTGTTCTGTGTTGCTGGGCTGCATCAGAGATTTTGCCTTTGCTTCCCTCCCTCTGTTCTCCACTCTACCCCAACGTGTTGTCTCCTTCTTCCCTGCCCCCTTCTCCCCCAATTCCTTCCCCATCCTCAGCAACTATGAACATTACTTTTATCTGTAATTATTATTGCAATTATTACTtatttgttgttattattatttgtaattaTTACTTCTTGTTTTGTTGAAGTACGTTTGATAAAACtctaataaaaaattttaatgttAAAACGCTCAATATGCCTGAAATGATAGTTCCTTTAAACTTCCCCAGACACGTAATCTCCTGTTACAATAATGTAATATTGTCACTAATATGTAACTAAGCAAATTTTCCATCCAAGAGTGTATAAAAGCAAAGAGCCATATAAGAGCTCACCCAGGTATCCCAGGACTAGTAATATAATGGCTGAAAAGGATTTTTGTACAAAGTTAATCAAATATCCTATATCATAACAAAGAATAACAACCCACCAGCTGATCCACTGCCTCATTGCCGACCAAGGCTTCTCCAACGAAAAGGACGAGATCTGGCATATTAACAGCAATGAGCTTGGCCAGGGCAGTCATCAAGGGGGCATTGTCCTGCATGCGGCCAGCCGTGTCCACCAGCACCACATCAAAGCCCTGGTTACGAGCTGCACAAAGACAAAGAAAGACATGAATTATAATGTCAACATTGTTTCTTAGTAAAACCAACCAATGAGAGCACAGCTTATACTTCACTGGAAGCGAAAGTGTGCGTTCTGATGGTAATCTATGGCAGATTTCTGCTGCTGAAGTCACTCACCATAAGATATGGCCTCCATGGCAATTCCAGCAGCGTCTTTGCCATAGCCCTTCTCGTACAACTGCACCATGGAGCGTCCATTGTGCTTCTCAGGAGGGTGCAGGGAATTAAGGCGTCTTGTGTGAGTGCGCAGTTGCTCCACCGCCCCAGCTCGGAATGTGTCACAAGCTGCTATGAGCACGTTATAACCGTTCTCTATAAGCCAGAAAGAAATCTGTACCGAAACAGAGAAGAGGCCAGTTATGAATGTCAGGGGCGGGGGAAATAATAGTTAGGGGACATATTCATACATTCTCTCATTCACTTACTTTGGCCAGGTTGGTGGACTTCCCCACTCCATTAACCCCACAAAAAGTGATAACGTATGGACGACGCATGCGTTGTGACTCCATCACGTCACGCAGCACATCCACACGACGCTTTGGCTGCAAAATTTGCACCAGGGACTCTTGTAAAGCTTGTTTCACTGCTGATGTCACAGCTGAATGAAGAAAAGGAGAGAGATCAATGGAAGAAAATAAAAGGTCTAATCTGATCACCGTTATACAGATGATTTGTAGACTCTAAAAAACAACAAAGTCACTGTGTGCATTCCCCTCTAAGTTTTAGGCAGGTACAAAACAATCTCTTCTGTTTACAAAGATTCATTATATTTGTAATCTGTATTATTAGGAGCAGATATTTTTGAGGAACATACTTACTTGAGAAAGTTCCCATAACTTTCCCTTCCAGTCTCTTTGCCACTGACTCGCAGAGCTGTACAGCAATATCTGCAGCTACGTTCTTGGCTACAAGaattaaaaaagataaaaaattaaGAATGACTCATTCTGTTACAGGGATCTCACGAACAAGATTATTCTGGAAAAATAGATCTGCACTCTATGCCTTGCACATGTCATATTCCGAAATTAACACTGAATGACAGACTATGTCTGAATAACAATCTACAGTCAGACAGGACTTGTGTGCTGCTCCATCCGTTCATGCCCTGCAATATACGAAACAGTATTAAACAAATGTATACTGTACAGCGTGAAGGGGCCAAGCATGACAACGTCTATGGCCTCCTGAGCACCGTGAAAACCTGTACATGTGATGGCGATATGCGATAGGGAACAGCATCCATAATAAGCAGCTTTCTACAAATCTTGTGCCATTCAAGACTCATAAATAACTGAGCAACAACCCTATGGGATATGAAAGGGCAGCACAACATTTTCCTGCTTTTCATCAACTTCTCATTCACCTATAAGATGATCCTTCATCTTCTCCAAGACGGGTTCCATGTCATCCAAGGTTAAACTTTTAGCACCCACCAGGCCCTTCAGCATTCCAAACATTCCTCCAAAGCCAGTCTTCTTGGCACTATAAGATTTATTAAAAGCAAAATTTAATTGATAAAAACACATAGAGGTGACACCACAACAAAGAATCCCCCCGTATTAAAGTCATGTGGGGTACCTGGACTTGACTGCTGATGGAGCAACTTTAGTTTCAATAGAAGAGACCTCTTCGTCTTCCTCTTCGCTGCTGCTTTCATACTCCACATCTGGGGGATTTCCTGTCATGAGACCACTGCGGAATCTCTGGAAGACAAACCAAATTTCAATATCAATATCAAACAGTCCCCAATAACCAACACTTTTATTAAAGTAGATGCCAAATACAAAGAATCCTTACAGAGATCTTCTGCTAAAATATTCTTCTCTTTTATTAATCTAGTCAACTGTTCCCTGTATCTACTACCCGAGTATCAGATACTGAGTGACCATGACTAATGGGTGCCATTACAGTAATCTTGGGGTCAGATGTATACAAGAGTAACAAAAACCTCAGAAgtccatacaggttttttttcgtCGCATATAAAGACAAAAATAATTCTACTCACTGACTGCAAAAATGTAGCAAAGCAGATATATTTAAGTATGAACTTGATTTTTCTAAGACTTGTTAAGCACTAAATCCATGGCTTAGCTTTGTCCCAGACCATTAGAGGATACCCCAAGCATTTCACTCACCAGTGCCTCCAGATCCTCATCTGCTGTTGTCACCTCTTCCGTGCTGCCATTGGTGGTGGGTTTGCTGTAGTCTAGCTCTTTGGTGTTCGATGCTCCAAGCTCCCACACACGGGGCTGTTTTCCTTTGTCTTTCTGCGTCTCTGGTTTTGgggatttgctgtgaaaaaacatGATAGAAAATTAGCatttaaattaaaaacaaaatgcgGAGTCAATAGCAGATGAAATATATATGAATAATGGAAAACCAGCTAACTGCACTTTCTTCATATATTACAGGAAAGATAGCCAATATTTTCACCCCCTTCCTCACTCCTGCTTGGACTGTGTCTGTTACCCGATGGTTACAGGTAATCTGTGCTGGGATTTTAacactacaatttgtaaagtgctgtgaaatacactggcactatataaataaaatgaattattattatgTCCGAGCTTCAAGTGATAACAGGATCCTGGTCCCAGAGACCCCAAGACTCCGTCATATTCACACCTGGCTTTGTCTCCAGTCTTCATCCTCTTTTTAAAGAACTGTTCCCGATTCCTTTGTATGGCTTCCTCGGCGGTGAGCTCTTCTTTGTCCCCAGATGTTATAGGTGCACTGACCTTTGCTTTATTTGAAGTGTTGACTTCTGGTGCGATGTCTGCAGAAGAGAAAGATGGACACATTTTTAGGAGGACAGATAGATCCTTCATGAGCAGTTCATGGCTATGTCCCACAGTCCCTCCTGTTGTGCATCACCTGGCACCATCTAAAAACTTGTGTGGTACAAGTATCTAAGGATCAGATTGATAAATGACTACTCTGCTGTAGCACTCACAGAAATACACTGGCAAATACATCATATTATCAATAGGAATTATGGAATTGAAGTTGTCATGTAGCCTGGACTCTTAAGGGGACCAGGTCCTCATATCAGACATATTGGTCCCTGACATACACATAGATGGAACTGCAGTCCTATTACAAGGTTAATTCTCAAGACCCACTCTCTTTCTTTGAAGACTTGTTCTTCTTATTATTCTCCTTTGGTTTCTCTCCCGGTTTCTCAATCATGGACTTCACGGTCTTCTTAGACTTCTCTGACTGTTCGAACGTCTTCATGGCAGCAGGGGCCCGAGCTTTGCTGCtctcctccgccgccctgtacagCAGAGACATAAGTAAGTTGTAGCTCAGGGTAATAAATCCAGAAAAATCCTAAAACCTTGTTCTACCACTGACATATAATGCCATGACACCATGGATGCAGCCATTTTTAGGGAAGACTA contains:
- the SRPRA gene encoding signal recognition particle receptor subunit alpha — encoded protein: MLDFFTIFSKGGIVLWCFQGVRGSFSGPVNALLRSVILQERGGNNSYNHDSLTLKYKLDNQFELVFVVGYQKILTLTYVDKLIDDVHKEFRDKYRNQIQQNGALGLLNGSFDFQDDFDFLLRAAEESSKARAPAAMKTFEQSEKSKKTVKSMIEKPGEKPKENNKKNKSSKKENIAPEVNTSNKAKVSAPITSGDKEELTAEEAIQRNREQFFKKRMKTGDKASKSPKPETQKDKGKQPRVWELGASNTKELDYSKPTTNGSTEEVTTADEDLEALRFRSGLMTGNPPDVEYESSSEEEDEEVSSIETKVAPSAVKSSAKKTGFGGMFGMLKGLVGAKSLTLDDMEPVLEKMKDHLIAKNVAADIAVQLCESVAKRLEGKVMGTFSTVTSAVKQALQESLVQILQPKRRVDVLRDVMESQRMRRPYVITFCGVNGVGKSTNLAKISFWLIENGYNVLIAACDTFRAGAVEQLRTHTRRLNSLHPPEKHNGRSMVQLYEKGYGKDAAGIAMEAISYARNQGFDVVLVDTAGRMQDNAPLMTALAKLIAVNMPDLVLFVGEALVGNEAVDQLVKFNKALADHSMSEKPRLIDGIVLTKFDTIDDKVGAAISMTYITGQPIVFVGTGQTYCDLRSLNVKAVVAALMKA